CAAAAGGAGATTTTGACGTAAATGATTTAGTTGGATTTGCCGGAGATGATATCATCGTGACTAGAACAGACATGAATCATGCTGGCGAAATTTTTTCTTTTAATTTAAAGAAAAACACTTGGAAACAACTTTCTAATGTAAATACAGAAACTTATAAATCATTAACGTTAAGCAAAACCGAAAGACGTTATGTTACCACAACCGACGGTAAAAAAATGTTGGTTTGGGTAATTCTTCCTCCAAATTTTGATGCTACAAAAAAATATCCAACTTTATTATACTGCCAAGGCGGCCCGCAAAGTGCATTGACACAATCGTATTCTTTCCGTTGGAATTTCTCATTAATGGCCGCTAAAGGTTATGTAGTCGTTGCACCAAATCGCCGTGGAATGCCAGGACATGGTGTAGAATGGAACGAGCAAATTAGTAAAGATTGGGGCGGACAAGTTATGGACGATTACCTTTCTGCAATTGATGATGTGGCTAAAGAAAGTTATGTTGACAAAAGCCGTTTAGGTTGCGTTGGAGCGAGCTATGGAGGATATTCTGTATTCTACTTAGCTGGAATTCATAAAAACCGTTTCAAAACTTTCATTGCTCACGATGGAGTTTTCAATACCGTTTCGATGTTAGGAACAACTGAAGAAGTTTTCTTTAACAACTGGGATTTTGGAGGCGCGTATTGGGAAAAAGATAATGCTGTTGCTCAAAAAGCCTACACCACTTTCAACCCTGCAACTTTGGTTCAGAACTGGAACCGACCTATTTTGATTTTCCAAGGCGGAAAAGATTTCCGTGTGCCAATCGGACAAGGACAAGAAGCTTTTCAGGCTGCGCAGTTAAGAGGAATCAAAAGCCGATTTGTATATTTCCCAGAAGAAAATCACTGGGTTTTAAAACCTCAAAATGCTCAGGTTTGGCAAGGTGAGTTTTTCAAATGGTTAAGCGAAACATTATAATCGTTAAAAAATTATAAATAACAGCCGTAGATTTTACATAATCTACGGCTGTTTTGCTTTATACACCTTACAATTATATAACATTATCAGTAGTTTCACTGTTCTTAAAACAGATTTTTTTAGATAAATTGCAGGACATTATAATCCCGAGATTTCGGGACCAAATTTCCCCAAAAACCTTTCAGTAAAATATGGAGACCAAAAAAAGTTACACCGCACTTAAAGTTTTATTCAGTTATGTCGCTTTGTTAGCTTTGGTGGTTACCGTTGGATGGTTTTTGTATTCGGAAAATGTCGTTTATAACAAACTGGAAGATAAAATTGCTTTCGAAAAAACCAAAATCCTTAAAGTCAGTAAACTTTTTTCTAATGTTTACAAAACGGAAAGTTTAGCCAGACAAACCATTCAAAGCAACTCCGAAAAAGATTTTAAAAATTATTTAATCGAAACCGATTCGCTTCGTCTTCGCCTTGATACTTTAAAACAAATTGTTACTACAGAATATCAAAAAACACTTTTGGATAGTGTGACTTTTCTTCTGTCTGAAAAGACCAAAAACATCAAGCAGTTAAAAGAAATCAAGAATAAAGCAGACGACGAAACTTCGGTTAATAATGCGATTGACGAAATCACAAAAATGGAGTTTAATTTAAGAAAGCTGGAACTTCAAGATTTTACAAAAAACCCAAATCAGTTAGGAAGTTATCAGCGTAGTGTTCTGCAACGCTATGTTGATTATCTAAATTCCAATATTCCGGATGACAGCACCAATACGCTGAGCAAAAAAGCTTCCGATTCTATTTTGGCGAATTCTAAAAAACTCTTAAGTACCGTAAAATTAAAAGCCGAAAAGAAAAAAGAATCTTTGAATTTTGAAGAAAATAAATTGCTTCAGAACGAAATGGCAATTTCTGATCAGCTTCGAAAAGTGCTTCGAATTATTGAAAGAGAAATCATCATCAATTCGATCAAAAATAATTCATTAAAAGAAAAATCTTTAAAAAGAGTCAACGAAATTGTAACTGCTTCTGCTGTTATCGGTTTATTGTTAACTGTATTTTTCTCTATTTTGATTGTGAGTGATTATTCTAAATCTCAGGTCTATAAAAAACAGTTAGAAATAGCCAATTTCAAGACCAAAAATCTGCTTAAAAGCCGAGAACAATTAATCTCTACTGTAAGCCACGATTTAAAAACACCTTTGAGCACCATTGTGGGATATTCTGAACTTTTAGGAAATTCAGATGTGAATACTAAGCAGTCTTATTTTATCAAAAACATCAAAAATTCATCTGAGTATATTACACAGCTGGTTCAGGATTTATTAGACTTCTCACAAATTGAGGCCGGAAAAATTTCGATTGAAAAAGTTCCGTTTTTACTTCCTGAAATCATTGAAGATGTTGCCCAAAATATCCATACTGTTTACAAGCAAAAAGATATTGATCTTATTATTAATGTTGATGAAAAATTTCAGAAACGCATCGTTGGTGATCCATTTCGATTAAAACAAATTCTGACCAACATTATCGGAAATGCTTATAAGTTTACAGAACAAGGTCATATACGAATTGCTGCTTACGCGGATGAAGAGGATACTTTTACTATTTCTATTCAAGATACTGGAATAGGAATTGAAAAAGCCAATCAGAAATTGGTTTTTGAAGAGTTTGCCCAAGCGAATGAAAACATTGAAAAAACATATGGAGGCACTGGTTTAGGATTATCTATCTGTAAAAAAATTATTTCTATTTTGGGTGGCAGTTTAAGCTTGGATAGTATTTTTGGAAAAGGAAGCACTTTTACAATTCAACTGCCTTTATTATTTGATAATAGCCAACCCAATTTAAATGAAGCAAATAAGACTTTAAGAAATACCAAAAAAAACACTTTTATTGTGGTTGATGATGATATTAATCTTTTGAATTTAACCAGCGGTGTTTTGAAACAGGAGCAACATCAGGTTTTTTCTTTTACTAATCCTATTAAAGCTTTAGAAACCATTCAAAATACACATTTTGATTTTGTGATTACTGACATTCAGATGCCGGAAATTGACGGTTTTATGTTTTTAGAAAAGCTAAAAGAACTTCCTGAAACTACTTTCAAAAACCAGCCTGTTATTGCACTTACAGGAAGAACCGATTTAGATCTTTCGGTTTATAAAGATGCTGGTTTTACAACGGTTGTCAAAAAGCCTTATTCGCCAAAAATTTTACTAGAAACTATCCAGCACATTTTGGATCATGAAGAAATTCCTGTTGCAGAAACAATAGAAAATGATGAAGATAATGCTTCTCAGATGTATTCGTTAGAAACTCTAAAGGACTTTCTAGGTCAGGATGATTCTGCTTTAAAAGAAGTTTTAAAATCTTTTATAGAAAACACTCATGATAATTTAAATCTTCTGAAAACAGCAGTAAGCGATACTAACCACGATGAAATAAAATCAATTTCGCACCGAATTGCTCCAATGTTCAGACAAATTCAGGCAAAAGAAATTGGAGAAATTTTAAAGACTTTGGAAAAAGAAGATTTAAATACGCTTGACATTAAAAGTATTTATTCTGATTTAGAACAAAAAATTATTGTTCTTTTTGAAGCATTAAAACAGGAAATATAAAAAAGAAAAAGCGCTTTAAATAAAGCGCTTTATTCTAATTCTATATTATATTGTTTCAATTTGTTGTAAAGTGTTTTTCGGGTAATTTTCAGAAGCTTGGCTGCTTCAGACTTATTGTTCTGCGCTTTCGATAAAGCATGAATAATGGCTTCTTTTTCATTTTCAGACAATGAAAAACTACCACTCCCTGCCGACTGCTTTTGAATTTGAAAGAATTCTGCAGGAAGCACATCACTTTCTATAAAATCGCCTCTAGACAAAAGAGTCGAACGTTTTACACAGTTTTGTAATTCACGTAAATTTCCCGGCCAACTATAATTTTGAAAAATCGAAACCACTTCTGGCGAAAATCCAATGATCTCTTTATTCAATTGTTCATTGGCTTTTTCAAGGAAATAATCGGCAAAAACCATTAAATCTTCATCGCGATCTTTTAAAGACGGAGACTGAATCGAAAACTCATTGATTCTATGGTATAAATCCTCTCTAAAATCGCCGTTTTTTACTGCCTCGCGTAAATCTTCATTGGTTGCTGTAATAATGCGTATATCGACGTTTATTTCTTTATTGCTTCCAACTGGTTTTATTTTTCTTTCCTGAAGCGCTCTCAACAACTGGATTTGATTTTCGTACGAAAGGTTTCCAATTTCATCCAAAAATAAAGTTCCACCATTAGCCGCTTCAAAATATCCCATTTTATCGCTGATTGCGCCAGTGAACGATCCTTTTAAGTGACCAAAGAATTCACTTGCAGCCAATTCTTTCGGAATCGCACCACAATCGACAGCTATAAAATTATTACTTTTTCTCTGACTCTGCTGATGAATGCTTTTCGCAATGATTTCTTTCCCTGTGCCGCTTTCGCCGATAATTAAAACCGACATATCTGTTG
This portion of the Flavobacterium panacagri genome encodes:
- a CDS encoding S9 family peptidase, which encodes MKKVVLTTLIMMSLNAIGQNMMSPELLWKLGRVTPLGISKDAKNVVFKVSTPSVEENKSSSKLYTIPVTGGNAVEIKDTKDILTDKNISPDGKYVVYNEEVKIDKVLGKDFYPNLTKSDAQIYDGLDYRHWDTWNEGKFNHVFYKENKDGAKGIDILKGETFDSPQKPFGGDEDYIWSPDSKSILYVCKKKAGTAYAISTNTDIYEYNLETQKTVNKTDGNLGYDTAPQFSPTGNLTWLQMKRDGYESDKNDIIVEFKGMKQNLTANWDGTVDNFIWSKDGKTVFFVAPIDGTKQIFSVNFPGLTKIAINVQQLTKGDFDVNDLVGFAGDDIIVTRTDMNHAGEIFSFNLKKNTWKQLSNVNTETYKSLTLSKTERRYVTTTDGKKMLVWVILPPNFDATKKYPTLLYCQGGPQSALTQSYSFRWNFSLMAAKGYVVVAPNRRGMPGHGVEWNEQISKDWGGQVMDDYLSAIDDVAKESYVDKSRLGCVGASYGGYSVFYLAGIHKNRFKTFIAHDGVFNTVSMLGTTEEVFFNNWDFGGAYWEKDNAVAQKAYTTFNPATLVQNWNRPILIFQGGKDFRVPIGQGQEAFQAAQLRGIKSRFVYFPEENHWVLKPQNAQVWQGEFFKWLSETL
- a CDS encoding hybrid sensor histidine kinase/response regulator, with translation METKKSYTALKVLFSYVALLALVVTVGWFLYSENVVYNKLEDKIAFEKTKILKVSKLFSNVYKTESLARQTIQSNSEKDFKNYLIETDSLRLRLDTLKQIVTTEYQKTLLDSVTFLLSEKTKNIKQLKEIKNKADDETSVNNAIDEITKMEFNLRKLELQDFTKNPNQLGSYQRSVLQRYVDYLNSNIPDDSTNTLSKKASDSILANSKKLLSTVKLKAEKKKESLNFEENKLLQNEMAISDQLRKVLRIIEREIIINSIKNNSLKEKSLKRVNEIVTASAVIGLLLTVFFSILIVSDYSKSQVYKKQLEIANFKTKNLLKSREQLISTVSHDLKTPLSTIVGYSELLGNSDVNTKQSYFIKNIKNSSEYITQLVQDLLDFSQIEAGKISIEKVPFLLPEIIEDVAQNIHTVYKQKDIDLIINVDEKFQKRIVGDPFRLKQILTNIIGNAYKFTEQGHIRIAAYADEEDTFTISIQDTGIGIEKANQKLVFEEFAQANENIEKTYGGTGLGLSICKKIISILGGSLSLDSIFGKGSTFTIQLPLLFDNSQPNLNEANKTLRNTKKNTFIVVDDDINLLNLTSGVLKQEQHQVFSFTNPIKALETIQNTHFDFVITDIQMPEIDGFMFLEKLKELPETTFKNQPVIALTGRTDLDLSVYKDAGFTTVVKKPYSPKILLETIQHILDHEEIPVAETIENDEDNASQMYSLETLKDFLGQDDSALKEVLKSFIENTHDNLNLLKTAVSDTNHDEIKSISHRIAPMFRQIQAKEIGEILKTLEKEDLNTLDIKSIYSDLEQKIIVLFEALKQEI
- a CDS encoding sigma-54-dependent transcriptional regulator, whose translation is MPKILLIEDDIAFCKLLEKFLIKKMFDVTIAFSAAEARTAVKNESFDLILTDLRLPDSDGIGLMSEFKNEYPHIPVVLMTGYSDVNTAVKAIKNGAADYISKPFNPDEVLLVITNALQTPKEEEEEETEAPAKKKKAVKKTASSPENEFVRGISVASKKLWDHIQLVSPTDMSVLIIGESGTGKEIIAKSIHQQSQRKSNNFIAVDCGAIPKELAASEFFGHLKGSFTGAISDKMGYFEAANGGTLFLDEIGNLSYENQIQLLRALQERKIKPVGSNKEINVDIRIITATNEDLREAVKNGDFREDLYHRINEFSIQSPSLKDRDEDLMVFADYFLEKANEQLNKEIIGFSPEVVSIFQNYSWPGNLRELQNCVKRSTLLSRGDFIESDVLPAEFFQIQKQSAGSGSFSLSENEKEAIIHALSKAQNNKSEAAKLLKITRKTLYNKLKQYNIELE